A window of Strigops habroptila isolate Jane chromosome 5, bStrHab1.2.pri, whole genome shotgun sequence contains these coding sequences:
- the ZDHHC6 gene encoding palmitoyltransferase ZDHHC6: protein MNGPGGLGRAPVAAMDGPGGLSRARRLCHWGPLVALAVVAVCSATAMADAALWYWPLDTAGGSVNFIMLLNWTVMILYNYFSAMFVGPGYVPLGWTPEKSQDCMYLQYCKVCQSYKAPRSHHCRKCNRCVMKMDHHCPWINNCCGYQNHASFTLFLLLAPLGCIHASFIFVMTMYTQLYNRISFGWSSVKIDMSAAKRDPRPIIPFGLSAFAASLFALGLALGTTIAVGMLFIIQMKVILTNKTSIESWIEEKAKDRIQYYQTGETFIFPYDMGSKWKNFKQVFTWSGIPEGDGLDWPVRDGCHQYSLTIEQLKQKADKRVRSVRYRAIEDYSGVCCPVTKGVKTLFTTPCSEEPRIALSKGDLILATRGLNHWMYGEKILDSAADGAIRERGWFPRKCVEKCQYDSETDQPVDGEKKNR, encoded by the exons ATGAACGGGCCGGGAGGGTTGGGCCGGGCGCCGGTAGCGGCCATGGACGGGCCGGGAGGGCTAAGCCGGGCGCGGCGGTTGTGCCACTGGGGACCGCTGGTGGCCCTGGCTGTGGTGGCCGTGTGCTCCGCCACCGCCATGGCGGACGCCGCGCTGTGGTACTGGCCCCTGGATACCGCCGGAGGAAGCGTCAACTTCATCATGCTCCTCAACTGGACCGTCATGATCCTCTACAACTACTTCAGCGCCATGTTTGTCGGCCCGGGGTACGTCCCGCTGGGGTGGACGCCG gaaaaatctcaGGATTGCATGTATCTCCAATACTGTAAAGTGTGTCAGTCTTATAAGGCACCACGTTCACACCACTGTCGAAAGTGTAACAG ATGTGTCATGAAGATGGATCACCACTGTCCTTGGATCAACAACTGTTGTGGGTACCAGAATCACGCATCTTTCACTCTGTTTCTCCTCTTAGCTCCACTTGGATGCATTCATGCTTCTTTCATATTTGTTATGACTATGTACACTCAGCTTTACAACAGA ATATCTTTTGGGTGGAGTTCTGTAAAGATTGACATGAGTGCAGCCAAAAGAGACCCTCGACCCATTATTCCCTTTGGACTGTCTGCATTTGCTGCATCTTTATTTGCCTTAGGACTGGCATTAGGAACAACTATTGCTGTTGGTATGCTGTTTATTATCCAG atgaaaGTCATTTTGACAAATAAAACTTCAATCGAGTCCTGGATTGAAGAAAAG GCCAAAGACAGAATCCAGTACTACCAAACGGGTGAgacctttatttttccctatgACATGGGAAGTAAATGGAAGAACTTCAAGCAAGTGTTTACATGGTCTGGGATTCCTGAGGGAGATGGCCTGGATTGGCCAGTAAGAGATGGCTGTCATCAATACAGTTTGACG ATAGAGcaactgaaacagaaagcagacaaGCGAGTAAGAAGC GTGCGGTATCGAGCAATAGAAGATTACAGTGGTGTCTGCTGCCCTGTGACTAAAGGTGTTAAAACATTATTCACAACACCATGTTCTGAAGAACCTAGAATTGCACTGAGTAAAGGGGATCTGATTTTAGCCACAAGAGGCTTAAA CCACTGGATGTATGGTGAGAAGATTCTCGACTCAGCTGCTGATG GTGCAATAAGAGAACGAGGCTGGTTCCCTAGAAAATGTGTGGAAAAATGCCAGTATGACTCAGAAACGGATCAACCAGTggatggagagaagaaaaacagatag